The window ACCAAATGAAGGAATTTGGGCTGATGGAAGTTATCATTTCAATATTGTTGTTCCCGAAGGTTACAATCACACTCCACCACTAGTCAATTGTACTACACAAATTTGGCATCCGAATATCGATGAAGCTGGACGTGTTTGTTTGAGTTTACTTCGTCAGAGTTCGCTAGATTTCTCTGGTTGGGCACCAACAAGACGTTTGCTTGATGTTGTTTGGGGAATCGAATCTCTTTTTTCGGATTTATGCGATTTCAACGATGCACTGAATACAACAGCTGCAGAACAATACTTACGTGATCCTGAGGCATTTCATGATACTGCACGGAGCTATGTCTTTCGTTTCGCACGATAATCAGTTTATTTCCCCATTCGACTTTGTGTATTTTCAACGCTTGGAAGAAGCCCTGCACAAATCCAACATGTTATTGTCCAGAGACACTTGgagttaattattttttattttgtaaacagAACTGAATGCTTCATGTAAAGTATTGTTAAACATCACTCTTTATGGAAAGAGATATACATTTATCTAATTTAATGGTTTGCTTGTTTATTCTGGTCACTTTAATGAGCAAAGTTAATTTTCGATTACAGTGAGAAGTGCATTCTGTTTGTCACTTTTAACAGCTAATGGTTGTAATAAaatcataaaattataatttcgtCCTTTTGATATGGTTATAATTCTGTTTATTATGTCTGTAGTTTCATCAAGAACTGATAATACCAGATAGCAcacatataaataatttttattttacagtTTAATGCAGTCTATCAGACTATTGAATTTGCTACCAAGAGGAAGTGTGACTGCATGTTCATTACGACTAGTTAGTACGACAAATTCCTCACCACCACATAATCTCGATAGT of the Schistosoma haematobium chromosome 4, whole genome shotgun sequence genome contains:
- the UBE2F gene encoding NEDD8-conjugating enzyme ube2f (EggNog:ENOG410V5I0~COG:O) translates to MIRLADKIRQRQSGITSTEPDAVQSASVRNATIRDRLVLQELQELRANISSQCSIHHPDPNKLHEFTLIVRPNEGIWADGSYHFNIVVPEGYNHTPPLVNCTTQIWHPNIDEAGRVCLSLLRQSSLDFSGWAPTRRLLDVVWGIESLFSDLCDFNDALNTTAAEQYLRDPEAFHDTARSYVFRFAR